The following are encoded in a window of Candidatus Margulisiibacteriota bacterium genomic DNA:
- the recJ gene encoding single-stranded-DNA-specific exonuclease RecJ: MKKWLLHKVPPAEVERLSTALKVSPLVASILVNRGLGDLARAELFLNPKLAQLRDPFEIPNIKTGAERVLLAKERGEKVLIYGDYDVDGVTGTAILVHTCKFLGLDVAHYIPHRYGEGYSLSLESVRKIEALGVKLIVTVDCGIASAKEVAEANRLGMAVVVTDHHNLPQELPPAVAVVNPKMISGEHPSKYLAGAGVAFKFAWALLKTAGVRDAVFLTSLLDLAALGTLADVVPLTDENRILAVGGLSLINERKRVGLKSLAEAASLRDKITVNNVYFALSPRLNAAGRLEHASHSLELLLTDDPEQAKKLAQGLNRINIRRQDIGVGIKEEVFAQLSAAYVAEHKLIVLSGQNWHPGVIGIIASQVVDAYSRPTVLIGINEGVGRGSARSVDGVNIFALLDSCRDLFLDFGGHEGAAGFSIAADNIPELKRRLKIKVEELIGPEQLLPTVEIDAELSPSQVSLGLVRELSRLAPFGEDNAEPLLLLRGMRLTERKKVGKGGKHLKARFERDGVTLETIGFGFGEIADSLVFQQPYDLAVNLESNEYNGFESVQLSLNDLREEK; the protein is encoded by the coding sequence GTGAAGAAGTGGTTACTCCATAAAGTCCCTCCGGCGGAAGTTGAGCGGCTAAGTACCGCCCTGAAAGTCTCTCCGCTGGTGGCGAGCATCCTGGTTAACCGCGGCCTGGGTGACCTGGCGCGGGCCGAGCTCTTCCTAAACCCCAAGTTGGCCCAGCTCCGTGATCCGTTCGAGATCCCGAACATAAAAACCGGCGCTGAACGGGTCCTCCTGGCCAAAGAGCGGGGAGAAAAAGTTCTGATATATGGTGATTATGACGTTGACGGCGTCACCGGCACCGCCATTCTCGTCCACACCTGCAAATTCCTCGGTCTCGATGTGGCGCATTATATCCCGCACCGTTATGGGGAAGGGTACAGCCTGTCGCTCGAATCGGTCAGAAAGATCGAAGCACTTGGAGTAAAGTTGATCGTCACCGTCGATTGCGGCATTGCCAGCGCCAAAGAAGTGGCGGAAGCGAACCGCCTGGGGATGGCTGTCGTTGTGACCGATCACCATAACCTGCCGCAAGAGTTGCCGCCGGCTGTAGCGGTCGTCAACCCAAAAATGATCAGCGGCGAGCATCCGTCGAAATATCTGGCCGGGGCCGGGGTCGCTTTCAAGTTCGCCTGGGCGTTGCTCAAGACCGCCGGGGTGCGTGACGCCGTTTTTCTTACCTCCTTGCTCGACTTGGCCGCCTTAGGGACCCTGGCCGACGTTGTTCCCTTAACCGACGAGAACCGGATCCTGGCCGTCGGCGGGTTGAGCTTGATCAACGAGCGGAAACGGGTCGGGCTGAAAAGTTTGGCCGAGGCGGCTTCGTTGCGTGATAAGATCACGGTCAACAATGTTTATTTTGCCCTCTCGCCGCGGCTTAACGCGGCCGGACGGTTGGAGCACGCTTCTCATTCCCTGGAACTCCTCCTGACCGACGATCCGGAGCAGGCGAAGAAGCTGGCCCAGGGGTTGAACCGGATCAATATCCGGCGCCAGGATATCGGCGTTGGGATCAAAGAAGAAGTCTTTGCCCAATTGAGCGCGGCTTATGTGGCCGAGCATAAACTGATCGTTCTCTCCGGCCAGAATTGGCACCCCGGGGTGATCGGCATCATTGCTTCCCAGGTGGTTGACGCCTATTCCCGCCCGACCGTCCTGATCGGGATCAACGAAGGGGTGGGGCGCGGGTCAGCCCGTTCGGTCGATGGGGTTAACATTTTTGCTTTGCTCGATTCCTGCCGTGACCTCTTTCTCGATTTTGGCGGGCACGAGGGGGCGGCCGGTTTCTCGATCGCGGCCGACAATATCCCGGAGTTGAAACGCCGGCTCAAGATCAAGGTCGAGGAGCTGATCGGCCCGGAACAACTTCTCCCTACGGTGGAAATAGATGCGGAGCTTTCGCCGTCCCAGGTCTCTCTCGGTCTGGTCCGGGAGCTTTCGCGGCTGGCCCCCTTTGGGGAAGATAACGCCGAGCCGTTGTTGCTCTTGCGGGGGATGCGGCTGACCGAGAGGAAAAAAGTCGGCAAGGGTGGCAAGCACCTCAAGGCGCGGTTCGAACGCGACGGCGTGACCCTGGAGACGATCGGCTTTGGCTTCGGGGAAATAGCCGACAGTTTAGTCTTCCAGCAGCCCTACGACCTAGCGGTCAACCTGGAAAGTAACGAGTATAATGGTTTCGAATCGGTCCAATTATCCTTGAACGACTTGAGGGAGGAAAAGTGA
- a CDS encoding type II secretion system protein: MKKGFTLIELVMVIVILGILAATALPRFIDLSSKAKENAAKGTLGSIRAAVAIQYASNAAYGNASMPANITAALFHDGNLPVEPYSNVTTVNLGLTPEAGGTGWMYDSVNGRVWINNSAYSSY, from the coding sequence ATGAAAAAAGGTTTTACACTTATTGAGCTTGTGATGGTTATCGTGATCTTGGGGATCCTGGCCGCGACCGCTCTGCCGCGCTTTATTGATCTGTCATCGAAGGCGAAGGAGAACGCAGCCAAAGGTACCCTGGGGAGCATCCGCGCGGCGGTGGCGATCCAATATGCCAGCAACGCGGCGTACGGCAACGCCAGCATGCCTGCTAATATTACCGCGGCCTTGTTCCATGACGGGAACCTCCCGGTCGAACCGTATTCGAACGTTACTACTGTTAACCTTGGCCTGACTCCGGAGGCCGGTGGTACAGGCTGGATGTATGATTCCGTCAACGGACGGGTTTGGATCAACAACAGCGCTTATTCCAGTTACTAA
- a CDS encoding type II secretion system F family protein, with protein sequence MTNFNYRARDKYGVLATGRMEAENSKGVAIQLAKLGYMPISIDQEEYSILQARFDEVLARFQRVRPEEMVVFTRQLASTLDAGVPLISSLEAVAEQIMNRTFRAIVYQVKKDIEGGLTFSDALDKYHDVFPSLVVNMIRAGEKAGILPSVLDRVSNLIEKDIATSDRVKAATRYPLIVLVTLCIAFVILTTYVIPKFASFFAAFKADLPLPTRILMWLNTFISAFWYWVLGGVIAGVYFFRKFLATEKGRYSWDHFILSTPVFGPLYSKIYLSRFGRMLSAMLASGIPILEALTVTAATVDNKVISRVIIDIRNAVSQGKSLAEPMRGSKVFPPIAISMVAIGEKAGTLEHMLGKTADYFDREIDYTIDNLTPLIEPLLIFGLGFILLLFALGIFLPMWDLINVYKTN encoded by the coding sequence TTGACTAACTTTAATTACCGGGCCAGGGACAAATACGGCGTGCTGGCCACCGGCCGCATGGAAGCGGAAAACTCCAAAGGGGTCGCGATCCAGTTGGCGAAGCTTGGTTACATGCCGATCTCAATCGACCAGGAAGAATACTCCATCCTGCAGGCGCGCTTCGACGAAGTTCTGGCCAGGTTCCAGCGGGTCCGGCCCGAAGAGATGGTCGTCTTTACCCGCCAGTTGGCCTCAACTCTCGATGCGGGGGTCCCCCTCATTAGCAGTTTGGAAGCGGTGGCGGAACAGATCATGAACCGGACTTTCCGCGCGATCGTTTACCAGGTCAAGAAAGATATCGAAGGGGGCTTGACCTTTTCCGACGCGCTGGATAAATACCACGATGTCTTTCCCTCGCTGGTCGTCAACATGATCAGGGCTGGGGAGAAGGCCGGTATCCTCCCGTCCGTGCTCGACCGCGTTTCCAACCTGATCGAAAAGGATATTGCCACGTCCGACCGGGTCAAGGCGGCGACCCGCTATCCGCTGATCGTCCTGGTGACGCTCTGCATTGCCTTTGTTATCCTGACCACCTATGTTATACCGAAATTCGCCAGCTTTTTCGCCGCCTTCAAGGCCGACCTCCCCCTGCCGACCAGAATTCTAATGTGGCTGAACACTTTCATCTCCGCTTTTTGGTATTGGGTCCTGGGCGGGGTGATCGCTGGCGTTTATTTCTTCCGGAAGTTCCTGGCCACCGAGAAAGGGCGCTACAGCTGGGACCACTTTATCCTTTCTACCCCGGTCTTCGGGCCGCTCTATTCCAAGATTTACTTGTCTCGTTTTGGCCGGATGCTTTCGGCCATGCTCGCCTCGGGTATTCCGATCCTGGAAGCGCTGACCGTGACGGCGGCGACGGTCGATAACAAGGTCATCTCCCGCGTGATCATCGATATTCGCAACGCCGTCTCACAGGGTAAAAGCCTGGCCGAACCGATGCGGGGGAGCAAAGTCTTCCCGCCGATCGCCATTTCCATGGTCGCGATCGGGGAGAAGGCGGGTACGCTGGAGCACATGCTCGGCAAGACGGCCGATTATTTTGACCGGGAGATCGACTACACCATTGATAACCTGACGCCGCTGATCGAACCGTTGCTGATCTTCGGGCTCGGTTTCATACTTTTGCTTTTTGCTCTGGGCATTTTCCTGCCGATGTGGGACTTGATCAATGTCTATAAGACCAATTAG
- a CDS encoding ATPase, T2SS/T4P/T4SS family yields the protein MVDQSKSLRESLVRSGLLNECQVREAIDEGRRTGESLIKSILRKSLVDENTLINFLEKEMEIPRVDLSCYLVDQKIVNLVPIASARKYKLIPLFKVGDVLTVAMVDPFDVLAMDEVRTKTKCDVEPMVATAKEIEAAIGQYYGVAGSVEDLIKDISPAGTPVQMPAAAAATEDAPVIKLVNMLVLRALAENASDVHIEPTEKSVRVRYRVDGLMHEVSSIPSHIFSSIVTRIKVMGKMDIAESRVPQDGRFELKVENKAVDVRVSTYPSIYGEAVVMRLLDKSHAIFSLEDLGFSPDNLAKFEEIVKRPYGIVLVTGPTGSGKTTTLYATLSRILTPEKNIMTIEDPVEYELAGIRQSQINVKAGLEFSNALRAMLRQDPDVILVGEIRDQETARIAIQAALTGHLVFSTLHTNDAAGTLTRLVDMGIEPFLTASAVAAVIAQRLVRTICPRCKVPFMPSREVLVKIGFDPDKKQEFFQGKGCKHCRNTGYKGRLGIFEMLTVTTQVQDLIISKATSSEIKTAAIAAGMRTLRDDGLLKVLEGKTTLDEVIRVTQLD from the coding sequence CGCCGCACCGGCGAGTCGCTGATCAAGAGCATCCTGCGCAAGTCCCTGGTCGATGAGAACACCCTCATAAATTTCCTGGAAAAAGAGATGGAGATCCCCCGCGTCGACCTGTCGTGCTATCTGGTCGACCAGAAGATCGTCAACCTGGTGCCGATCGCCTCGGCCCGCAAGTATAAACTGATCCCGCTCTTCAAGGTCGGTGACGTTTTGACGGTGGCGATGGTCGACCCCTTCGACGTGCTGGCGATGGACGAGGTCAGGACCAAGACCAAGTGCGACGTTGAGCCGATGGTGGCGACTGCCAAGGAGATCGAAGCGGCGATCGGCCAGTACTATGGGGTGGCCGGTTCGGTGGAGGACCTGATCAAGGATATCAGCCCGGCGGGAACGCCGGTCCAAATGCCGGCGGCGGCCGCCGCGACCGAGGACGCGCCGGTTATAAAATTGGTCAATATGCTGGTGCTGCGGGCGCTGGCCGAGAACGCTTCCGACGTCCATATCGAGCCGACGGAAAAAAGTGTCCGGGTCCGCTATCGGGTGGACGGCTTGATGCACGAAGTTTCCTCTATCCCCTCGCACATCTTTTCCTCGATCGTGACCCGCATCAAGGTGATGGGGAAGATGGATATCGCCGAGTCGCGCGTTCCCCAGGATGGCCGTTTTGAATTGAAGGTCGAGAACAAGGCGGTCGATGTCCGCGTTTCCACTTATCCCTCGATCTACGGTGAAGCGGTCGTCATGCGCCTGCTCGACAAGAGCCACGCTATCTTTTCCCTCGAAGACCTCGGTTTTTCCCCGGATAACCTGGCCAAGTTCGAAGAGATCGTCAAACGCCCTTACGGCATCGTCCTGGTGACCGGTCCGACCGGCTCCGGTAAGACAACGACCCTCTACGCTACTTTGAGCCGCATCCTGACCCCGGAAAAGAATATCATGACGATCGAAGATCCGGTCGAATACGAACTGGCCGGGATCCGCCAGTCGCAGATAAATGTGAAAGCCGGCCTGGAGTTCTCCAACGCCCTCCGGGCGATGCTCCGCCAGGACCCCGATGTCATCCTGGTCGGGGAGATCCGCGATCAGGAAACGGCGCGCATCGCTATCCAGGCGGCGCTGACCGGCCACCTGGTCTTTTCGACCTTGCATACCAACGATGCCGCCGGCACCCTGACCAGGCTGGTCGACATGGGGATCGAACCCTTTCTGACCGCTTCGGCGGTGGCCGCGGTCATCGCCCAACGGCTGGTCCGGACGATCTGCCCGCGCTGCAAGGTCCCTTTTATGCCGTCGCGGGAAGTGTTGGTCAAGATCGGGTTCGACCCGGATAAAAAACAAGAATTTTTCCAGGGAAAAGGGTGCAAGCATTGCCGCAACACCGGATATAAAGGGCGGCTGGGGATCTTTGAGATGCTGACCGTGACCACGCAGGTCCAGGACCTTATAATAAGTAAGGCGACCTCGTCAGAGATCAAGACAGCGGCGATCGCCGCCGGGATGAGGACCTTGCGCGACGACGGGCTCCTGAAAGTGCTCGAAGGGAAGACGACCCTGGATGAAGTGATCAGGGTGACGCAACTTGACTAA